One window of the Granulicella arctica genome contains the following:
- a CDS encoding M61 family metallopeptidase produces MTHRNTALLLAASLVSAVVAAQNTPIKIVADLTEAPRKIYHAEVDLPVKAGPLTLTTPRWIPGNHRPTGPVDDITGVVFTANGEVLKWRRDDVDLNEFHINIPKGVTTLHAHLDCIVTARISQKLAVLEWEKLLLYPANVPVKNIPIQPSVKVPTGWGIGTALIPTSTYDPQHPTGGLTDFAATTVEQLEDSPIIAGAYFHEFALAPEITPKHFIDVVSDSPEDSQLRPALLVELNNLVRETGAAYASRHYNAYHFLLTLSDTAGGEGLEHGQSSDNGVGEKGFADESHQLAESDLLAHEFTHSWNGKYRRPARLYQPTFAEPEQGDLLWVYEGMTQYLGNVLAARSGLKSQEQYRDILAASAASLDYKPGREWRSTEDTAIAASILRGGNPAWSNWKRGQDYYQEGELFWLDADTLIRKQTDNKKSLTDFLHIFLGKGGNTGPLIVTYERPELIADLNQVMPYDWASFIQTHIDNLNTHADLAGIERGGYKLVYTDKPSKSVRTMMSAGGRRGGPDDWYSVGYRVSPDSVIYDVRWNGPADKAGIAPGMKIIGINDLLSSPEADMAAIKKAKTDTAPIHYILQVGNTLKQIDIDYHEGERYPSLQRVDGTPDLLDDITKPLTTPEAAPAETKKDM; encoded by the coding sequence TTGACGCATAGAAACACTGCCCTCCTCCTCGCCGCAAGCCTCGTTAGCGCAGTCGTCGCAGCCCAAAACACGCCCATCAAGATCGTCGCCGATCTCACCGAAGCCCCGCGCAAGATCTACCACGCCGAAGTTGATCTCCCGGTAAAAGCCGGCCCCCTCACCCTTACCACCCCGCGCTGGATTCCCGGCAACCACCGTCCCACCGGCCCCGTCGACGACATTACCGGCGTAGTCTTCACTGCCAACGGCGAAGTCCTCAAGTGGCGTCGAGACGATGTAGACCTCAACGAGTTCCACATCAACATCCCCAAAGGCGTCACCACACTCCACGCTCACCTCGATTGCATTGTCACCGCCCGTATCTCGCAGAAGCTTGCCGTTCTTGAGTGGGAAAAGCTGCTCCTTTACCCAGCCAACGTTCCCGTCAAGAACATTCCCATCCAACCGTCCGTCAAGGTTCCCACCGGCTGGGGCATCGGCACAGCCCTCATCCCGACCAGCACCTACGATCCGCAGCATCCCACGGGCGGCCTCACCGACTTCGCCGCCACCACCGTCGAGCAGCTTGAAGACTCGCCCATCATCGCTGGAGCCTACTTCCACGAGTTCGCCCTCGCCCCTGAGATCACACCGAAGCACTTCATCGACGTCGTCTCCGACTCGCCCGAAGACTCCCAACTCCGCCCAGCCCTCCTCGTCGAGCTCAATAACCTCGTCCGCGAGACAGGCGCAGCCTATGCCTCCCGACACTACAACGCTTACCACTTCCTCCTTACCCTCTCCGACACAGCCGGCGGCGAAGGCCTCGAACACGGCCAGTCCTCCGACAACGGTGTAGGTGAAAAGGGCTTTGCTGACGAATCCCACCAGCTCGCCGAATCCGACCTCCTGGCTCACGAGTTCACCCACTCCTGGAATGGCAAATATCGCCGCCCTGCTCGCCTCTACCAGCCGACCTTTGCCGAGCCTGAGCAGGGCGACCTTCTCTGGGTCTACGAAGGCATGACGCAGTACCTCGGCAACGTTCTGGCCGCACGCTCCGGCCTCAAGTCGCAGGAGCAGTATCGCGACATCCTCGCCGCCTCCGCCGCAAGCCTCGACTACAAACCCGGCCGCGAATGGCGCTCCACCGAAGACACAGCGATTGCTGCCAGCATCCTCCGCGGCGGCAATCCCGCGTGGTCTAACTGGAAGCGCGGACAGGACTACTACCAGGAGGGCGAACTCTTCTGGCTTGATGCAGACACCCTCATCCGAAAGCAGACCGACAACAAGAAGTCCCTCACCGATTTCCTCCACATCTTTCTGGGCAAGGGCGGTAACACCGGACCCCTCATCGTCACCTATGAGCGCCCCGAATTGATCGCCGACCTGAATCAGGTCATGCCCTATGATTGGGCCTCCTTCATCCAAACCCACATCGACAACCTCAACACTCACGCCGACCTTGCCGGCATAGAACGTGGTGGCTACAAGCTCGTCTACACCGACAAACCCAGCAAGTCCGTTCGCACGATGATGTCTGCCGGCGGTCGCCGCGGAGGACCCGATGACTGGTACTCCGTCGGCTATCGCGTCAGTCCCGACAGTGTCATCTACGATGTTCGATGGAATGGTCCTGCAGATAAAGCCGGGATCGCACCGGGAATGAAGATCATCGGTATCAACGATCTGCTCTCCTCACCGGAAGCCGACATGGCCGCCATTAAGAAAGCAAAGACCGACACGGCGCCCATCCACTACATCCTGCAAGTCGGAAACACTCTCAAGCAGATCGACATCGACTACCACGAAGGCGAACGCTATCCCTCACTCCAGCGTGTCGACGGCACACCCGATCTACTGGATGACATCACCAAACCCCTCACCACCCCAGAGGCAGCCCCAGCCGAAACAAAGAAGGACATGTAA
- a CDS encoding glycosyltransferase family 87 protein translates to MASAVTNPVMSRWGSDISPRIFLIGLMLLASCLYGSLVRDSYCRDFRAYYVAAMATHDHLDPYVNQINVSEKYSDALWMNQVSRFVYPPTALPFFYAFGWASYNHAKALFGILILATMIGILDFFHRRHPGQTVVLFALFMSVPMFTNIDLGQVDVFILALVVGAFYLGDGWKSGLCLGVAISIKLAPVLLVLWLLGNKRWRTVLWSGVAAAGLALVALAWWGTGLYREYFHHMLDAETGHHSGFLTHRYESLKILAGRLIVTQDVVYEFQHALAGFRQNPLFVLGPKSVFIGLAVPLVFLAWMLWSQTGRRLSEAQSFFLFVVACLFANLSLWPMGLVACFPLVILLVASSRTPQRTALLLLAPLFLTKQLVGDRNFLIWMVLAGFCVVQNGWFRAKSEVADGPLVEAI, encoded by the coding sequence TTGGCTAGCGCTGTGACCAACCCTGTGATGAGTAGATGGGGCTCCGATATTTCGCCGCGCATTTTCCTGATTGGCCTGATGCTGCTGGCCAGTTGCTTGTACGGGAGCCTGGTACGCGATTCCTATTGCCGTGATTTTCGTGCGTATTATGTGGCGGCCATGGCGACCCATGACCATCTCGATCCGTATGTTAATCAGATCAATGTCAGCGAGAAATACTCGGATGCGCTTTGGATGAATCAGGTAAGTCGCTTCGTGTACCCGCCAACCGCGCTGCCGTTCTTTTATGCATTTGGATGGGCATCGTACAACCATGCCAAAGCACTTTTCGGAATATTGATTCTTGCGACGATGATCGGCATTCTGGACTTCTTTCATCGACGCCACCCAGGACAGACGGTGGTGCTGTTTGCGCTCTTTATGAGCGTGCCAATGTTTACCAACATCGATCTCGGTCAAGTAGATGTGTTCATACTGGCGCTCGTGGTGGGGGCGTTCTACCTCGGCGATGGATGGAAGAGTGGTCTGTGTCTTGGGGTGGCCATTTCGATTAAGCTTGCACCCGTGCTTCTCGTCCTGTGGCTTCTCGGGAACAAGCGATGGCGAACGGTCCTGTGGAGTGGTGTGGCTGCGGCTGGTCTAGCACTGGTAGCTCTGGCGTGGTGGGGAACTGGTTTGTATCGCGAATACTTTCACCACATGCTGGACGCAGAGACCGGACACCACAGCGGCTTCCTGACACATAGGTATGAGTCGCTGAAGATACTTGCTGGGCGGCTGATTGTTACACAGGATGTGGTCTATGAGTTTCAGCATGCGTTGGCGGGATTCAGGCAGAATCCGCTCTTCGTGCTTGGGCCTAAGTCAGTGTTTATAGGGTTGGCGGTGCCGCTGGTGTTTCTGGCCTGGATGCTGTGGTCGCAAACTGGTCGACGCCTGAGTGAGGCTCAGAGTTTTTTTCTGTTCGTAGTGGCTTGCCTGTTTGCAAACCTTTCGCTGTGGCCGATGGGACTGGTGGCGTGCTTTCCGCTGGTGATCCTGTTGGTGGCTTCGTCGAGAACGCCGCAACGAACGGCACTGCTACTGCTTGCACCGCTTTTTTTGACGAAGCAGCTTGTAGGGGATCGTAATTTCCTGATCTGGATGGTGTTGGCTGGATTTTGCGTGGTGCAGAATGGGTGGTTTCGCGCCAAGAGTGAGGTAGCGGATGGGCCCTTGGTGGAAGCAATATAG
- a CDS encoding cysteine desulfurase family protein translates to MQRIYMDANATTPLLPEVFEAMRPFYIESFGNASSIHQQGQQARAAVDHARESIAHLLRCRASEIVFTSGGTEGDNLALFGILNAENSAAEEPAHLITTQVEHHAVLHAAEALAARGLDVTFLPCTSAGLIEPEALRAALKPNTKLVSIMLANNETGTIQPIAELAAIAHAGGALFHTDAVQAAGKLALDLSPKGALKDVDLLTLSGHKMYAPQGIGVLFVRRSVRLAPIFHGGTHERQRRAGTENVPGIVALGKAAELAERWLIAGAQPLGLASGSANPAELRKLRDHLEQGILSTVEESGVNGAGTDRVANTTNLYFDHIEAEALVIALDLKGLAVSGGSACQSGATEPSHVLTSMGLSDNRARASVRLSLSRLTTAEEVDYALALIPAAVARLRTLSPTYKKAEALTVA, encoded by the coding sequence ATGCAGCGCATCTACATGGACGCCAACGCCACGACGCCTCTTCTTCCCGAAGTCTTCGAGGCTATGCGCCCCTTCTATATCGAGAGCTTTGGCAACGCCAGTTCCATCCACCAGCAGGGCCAGCAAGCCCGTGCCGCCGTAGATCATGCCCGCGAGTCGATCGCTCACCTGCTCCGCTGCCGCGCCTCCGAGATTGTCTTTACCTCTGGAGGCACCGAAGGCGACAATCTTGCTCTCTTCGGTATCCTTAACGCTGAAAATTCAGCCGCAGAGGAACCGGCCCACCTCATCACCACACAGGTCGAGCATCACGCCGTCCTCCACGCAGCCGAAGCCCTCGCCGCACGTGGCCTGGACGTGACCTTCCTTCCCTGCACATCCGCTGGCCTCATTGAACCCGAAGCTCTCCGAGCAGCTCTCAAACCAAACACAAAGCTCGTCAGCATCATGCTGGCCAACAATGAGACCGGCACCATCCAGCCGATAGCCGAACTGGCCGCCATCGCCCACGCCGGCGGCGCGCTCTTTCACACGGACGCAGTGCAAGCTGCGGGTAAACTCGCACTGGACCTTAGCCCAAAGGGCGCGCTCAAAGACGTCGATCTCCTCACCCTCTCCGGCCACAAGATGTACGCGCCTCAGGGGATAGGCGTTTTGTTTGTCCGCCGTAGCGTCCGGCTAGCCCCTATCTTTCACGGTGGAACCCACGAACGCCAGCGCCGCGCCGGAACAGAAAACGTTCCCGGCATCGTGGCCCTCGGCAAGGCCGCAGAATTGGCCGAGAGATGGTTGATCGCAGGTGCCCAACCGTTGGGATTAGCCTCCGGGTCAGCCAACCCCGCAGAACTCAGAAAGCTTCGCGACCATCTCGAGCAAGGCATTCTCTCCACCGTAGAAGAATCCGGAGTCAACGGGGCTGGCACCGACCGGGTAGCCAACACGACCAACCTCTACTTCGATCACATAGAAGCGGAAGCGCTTGTCATCGCTCTGGACTTGAAGGGTCTTGCCGTAAGCGGCGGCTCAGCCTGCCAATCAGGTGCAACAGAACCCTCTCACGTTCTCACCAGCATGGGCTTATCGGACAACCGTGCTCGCGCAAGCGTCCGCCTCTCCCTCTCCCGCCTTACCACCGCCGAAGAAGTTGACTATGCTCTCGCCCTCATCCCTGCAGCCGTAGCTCGCCTACGCACTCTGTCGCCGACCTACAAGAAGGCCGAAGCGCTTACGGTGGCTTAA
- a CDS encoding APC family permease: MAISDVLFGRPLATSEERAEHIGVAAGIPIFGLDALTSAAYGPEAAMALLIPLGVYGTQFIVPIITAILILLVIVFFSYRQTIAAYPNGGGSYTVASENLGEGAGLLAAAALMIDYILTAAVGVSGGVTALSSAIPGLQPFTIELCLMVLLVLVIVNLRGVKDTGSAFILPTFLFIGTLLVMVGVGVFKTFAAGGHPHSVAVLPPALPQTVKLLGLWMLMKAFSSGCAAMTGVEAVSNGVMAFGEPRAKKAQYTLTIIIAILIVLLYGIAWLSRSYQIMAMNPDEAGYQSLLSLLVSAVFGRGWFYFLTMGSVFLALALSANTAFADFPRLTRAIALHDYLPHVFILRGRRLLFSHGVYALSGLTAVILVLFRGVTDRLIPLYAIGAFLAFTLSQAGMVIHWKKQEGDHKGRGWHMFVNGVGAVATGLTTIIVLASKFMSGAWVTALLVPILILIMMAVKRHYVRVRSEMRDMTPLNLAHLEQPIVVIPMARWDRITEKALRFGLLLSKEIRVVHVDCDEGEESLCEVWNTKVLEPLRQENMPEPELISLMSTYRQIITPVMDYILELEKANPTRKVAVLLPELVVKHWWENLLHNQRVQLLKLLLLLKGKQRIIVVNIPWYL; the protein is encoded by the coding sequence ATGGCGATTTCTGATGTTTTATTTGGTAGACCACTCGCAACGAGTGAAGAGCGCGCAGAGCATATCGGCGTTGCGGCGGGAATCCCGATCTTCGGTTTGGATGCACTGACTTCGGCGGCATACGGGCCCGAAGCTGCGATGGCGCTTCTGATTCCTCTCGGTGTGTATGGGACGCAGTTTATTGTGCCCATCATTACGGCAATTTTGATTCTGCTGGTGATCGTGTTCTTCAGCTACCGGCAAACAATTGCGGCGTATCCGAACGGCGGCGGCTCATATACTGTCGCTTCTGAAAACCTGGGTGAAGGTGCTGGCCTGCTGGCTGCGGCGGCGCTGATGATCGACTACATTCTAACGGCGGCGGTGGGCGTGTCGGGAGGTGTCACGGCGCTGAGTTCAGCCATACCGGGGCTACAGCCATTCACGATTGAGCTGTGCCTGATGGTCTTGCTGGTTCTAGTGATTGTGAACCTGCGCGGCGTTAAAGATACGGGATCAGCGTTCATTCTGCCGACCTTCCTGTTTATTGGCACACTGCTGGTGATGGTTGGGGTGGGCGTGTTCAAGACATTCGCCGCGGGTGGGCATCCGCACTCGGTTGCGGTTTTGCCACCGGCGTTGCCGCAGACGGTGAAGTTGCTGGGCCTCTGGATGCTGATGAAGGCGTTCTCGAGTGGCTGCGCCGCAATGACAGGAGTTGAGGCGGTGTCGAACGGGGTAATGGCCTTTGGCGAACCGCGGGCGAAGAAGGCGCAGTACACGCTGACAATCATCATCGCGATTCTGATTGTGCTGCTATACGGCATTGCATGGCTCTCAAGGAGCTATCAAATTATGGCAATGAACCCCGACGAAGCGGGATACCAGAGCTTGCTTAGCTTGCTGGTGTCGGCTGTTTTCGGACGGGGATGGTTCTATTTTCTGACGATGGGGAGCGTGTTCCTCGCTCTGGCGCTGAGCGCGAATACGGCGTTTGCGGATTTCCCGCGGCTTACGCGGGCGATTGCGCTTCATGACTATCTGCCGCATGTATTTATTCTGCGCGGACGTCGGCTCCTGTTCTCACACGGTGTTTACGCGTTGTCGGGATTGACGGCGGTCATTCTTGTTCTGTTTCGGGGCGTTACGGATCGGTTGATCCCGCTGTATGCGATTGGCGCATTTCTAGCGTTCACCTTGTCGCAGGCGGGCATGGTGATTCACTGGAAGAAGCAGGAAGGCGACCATAAAGGACGCGGCTGGCACATGTTTGTTAATGGCGTCGGCGCGGTCGCTACAGGCCTGACAACGATCATCGTGCTGGCTTCCAAATTCATGTCGGGTGCGTGGGTTACGGCGCTGCTCGTGCCGATTTTGATCCTCATCATGATGGCGGTGAAGCGGCACTATGTCCGAGTACGGTCAGAGATGCGGGATATGACGCCGCTGAACCTGGCACATCTGGAGCAGCCGATCGTGGTGATCCCGATGGCACGATGGGATCGTATTACAGAGAAGGCACTGCGGTTCGGACTGCTGCTCTCTAAGGAGATCCGCGTGGTTCATGTGGACTGTGATGAGGGCGAGGAGTCGCTGTGCGAGGTTTGGAATACCAAGGTGCTGGAGCCATTGCGGCAGGAAAACATGCCGGAACCGGAGTTGATTTCCCTGATGTCCACCTATCGTCAGATCATTACACCGGTGATGGATTACATCCTCGAACTAGAGAAGGCAAATCCAACGCGGAAGGTGGCGGTTTTGCTTCCGGAGTTGGTGGTTAAGCACTGGTGGGAGAATCTGCTGCACAATCAGCGTGTGCAGTTGCTGAAACTGCTATTGCTGCTGAAGGGCAAGCAGCGAATCATCGTGGTGAACATTCCGTGGTATCTGTAA
- a CDS encoding TonB-dependent receptor domain-containing protein yields the protein MLHRKMWSLVWLFVLVAICFGGRALEAQDTTAKILGQVADSQGGLLPGATVTVTNTATNVTVTAMTDRQGSFQFAQLPIGTYTVRAERDGFAVTTSPSYVLQINQSQRVDFKLPLAGMTQAVEVTIQSAAIDTVSSTVGGSVTERPLVDLPLNGRNILDLARLQPGVTDATNPGNGSAGTVSVAGGRTDSVTYLLDGGNNSSLLNNGVVFSPNPDAVEEFRILENNYSAEYGRNGGGVITIVSKGGTSRYHGSAFEFARNPYLNANDFFNKRNGLPRSDLKRHQFGGTIGGEIFIPKILARKDRNFFFFSYEGQRQKNSQLPGVEQVFTTAELGGDFSHAGTDGGPDPAIAQLLIDNPYFQTDPLKQTQAIIDPTKIDPVAKKYIAASLIPSSASGTIAPVGALLSPFDQYNGRFDFELTPKDRLSVTLARNKAPVLSAFAGGSTLPAPTTASTIVHLANVGYIHTFTPNVLNEFRAVVQCLNSTNAIPVGTLPTPAQLGVGITPDQATGPTRLFDYSTSLTVGFSPNGPTTLINNTFDYSDNLSWQKGTHSVKFGGDFSPYQNNTLYDFYVDGEFDFYGLANYDPSDPAFATVGSATGYAQFLVGDPDEYFQFGSAPSNIRSKSTSVYAQDEWHATKNLTLNFGLRYEFASPKIDTKGRSFSLVTGAQSTRFTGAPKGLLFPGDQGAPKGSNFSDKNDFAPRFGFAYDFGGKGSTVLRGGTGMFYDILKGEDNLQFNGQAPFFGFTDFNLDYPMGLTTSGTGYYENPFTSAGVVNPFPSKAPAQNLDFGAAGFLPFGGGGVYFVDPHLRTPYTIQFNLGVQRALGAGVTAEMAYVGSVSHKYTGLVDSNPFVKGSGTQRVYDQANGGSGNFSYLDTFRNLTNENYHSLQSSLRKQATPMRYVGTTYFQLSYTFAKNMDNLSGFRQRNGEVPYYNPGQFYAVSDLDVKHRIVFSGGWDLPFAEAFSAVPKVFTKGWSLYPIVSWQSGFPLDVSANLARSRTTPGPSGAGDSQLVRVNLTGNKVTTLSPHTNTAADGGAQYITKANFNRNGLTNVAKVIPTTPTYGTLPRNSFRGPSRQNIDMSIAKLTQLTHGDHGVAFELKGDFFNLLNTPEFGNPITTITAANFGEITSTYTDSFRIIQLAGKLRF from the coding sequence ATGCTTCATCGGAAGATGTGGAGTTTGGTTTGGCTCTTCGTTCTTGTGGCGATTTGCTTCGGTGGAAGAGCGCTTGAGGCTCAGGATACGACGGCAAAGATCCTGGGCCAGGTAGCTGACTCTCAGGGTGGACTGCTGCCCGGAGCGACGGTGACCGTGACGAATACGGCTACGAATGTGACGGTCACCGCGATGACTGATCGTCAAGGAAGCTTCCAATTCGCGCAGCTTCCAATCGGCACGTATACGGTGCGCGCGGAGCGGGATGGTTTTGCTGTTACTACGTCTCCCTCGTATGTGTTGCAGATCAACCAGTCACAGCGTGTGGACTTCAAGTTGCCATTAGCGGGAATGACGCAGGCTGTTGAGGTGACTATTCAGTCTGCTGCGATCGACACCGTGAGTTCAACCGTTGGTGGTTCCGTGACGGAGCGTCCTCTGGTTGACCTCCCACTCAATGGGCGCAACATTCTCGATCTGGCTCGGCTGCAGCCGGGGGTGACGGATGCGACGAACCCGGGAAATGGGAGTGCCGGTACGGTATCGGTGGCAGGCGGCAGAACTGACTCAGTGACGTATCTGTTGGACGGTGGAAATAATTCAAGCCTGCTCAACAACGGCGTGGTGTTCAGCCCGAATCCTGATGCGGTCGAAGAGTTTCGTATTCTGGAGAACAACTACTCGGCTGAATACGGGCGGAACGGCGGCGGCGTGATCACGATCGTGTCGAAGGGTGGAACGAGTCGATATCACGGGTCGGCGTTTGAGTTTGCGCGTAATCCTTATTTGAACGCGAACGACTTTTTCAATAAGCGGAACGGGCTGCCGCGCTCCGATCTGAAGCGGCACCAGTTTGGTGGGACGATTGGCGGGGAGATCTTCATTCCGAAGATTCTGGCACGTAAGGACCGAAACTTCTTCTTTTTCTCGTACGAAGGACAGCGTCAGAAGAATTCTCAATTGCCGGGCGTGGAACAGGTGTTCACGACGGCTGAACTTGGCGGCGACTTCTCGCACGCCGGTACAGACGGCGGACCAGACCCAGCGATCGCGCAACTGCTCATTGACAATCCCTATTTTCAAACTGACCCGCTGAAGCAAACGCAGGCGATCATTGATCCCACAAAGATCGATCCCGTGGCGAAGAAGTACATTGCCGCATCGCTGATCCCATCGAGTGCGAGTGGAACGATTGCGCCGGTTGGCGCGCTGCTTTCCCCGTTCGACCAATATAACGGTCGCTTCGACTTTGAGTTGACGCCAAAGGACCGGCTTTCGGTGACCCTGGCGCGCAACAAGGCTCCGGTGCTTTCGGCGTTTGCAGGTGGCTCAACGCTTCCAGCACCGACGACTGCGTCGACGATCGTGCATCTCGCGAACGTGGGATATATCCACACGTTTACCCCGAATGTGCTGAATGAGTTTCGCGCTGTCGTGCAGTGCCTCAACAGTACGAATGCAATTCCGGTGGGAACGCTGCCGACTCCTGCGCAGCTTGGCGTAGGAATTACGCCGGACCAAGCGACGGGGCCAACGCGACTGTTCGACTACAGCACCTCGTTGACAGTTGGTTTTAGTCCGAACGGACCGACGACGCTGATCAATAACACCTTCGACTACTCGGATAATTTGAGTTGGCAGAAGGGAACGCACAGTGTGAAGTTCGGTGGCGATTTCTCACCCTATCAGAACAACACGCTGTACGACTTTTACGTAGATGGCGAATTCGATTTCTATGGATTGGCTAACTACGATCCAAGTGATCCGGCATTTGCGACTGTGGGCAGCGCCACGGGGTATGCGCAATTTCTGGTCGGTGATCCGGATGAATATTTTCAGTTTGGTTCTGCGCCGTCGAACATTCGGAGCAAGAGCACCTCGGTGTATGCGCAGGACGAATGGCATGCTACCAAGAATCTAACGCTGAACTTTGGGCTGCGGTATGAGTTTGCTTCGCCAAAGATAGACACGAAAGGCCGGTCATTTTCGCTGGTCACGGGGGCACAATCAACCCGATTTACGGGTGCTCCCAAGGGATTGTTGTTCCCGGGAGATCAGGGCGCTCCTAAAGGCTCAAACTTTTCCGATAAGAATGACTTTGCTCCTCGTTTTGGATTTGCATACGACTTTGGAGGTAAGGGTTCTACCGTCCTGCGTGGCGGCACGGGCATGTTCTACGACATCCTGAAGGGCGAAGATAATCTGCAGTTCAACGGGCAGGCTCCGTTCTTTGGATTCACGGACTTCAATCTGGATTACCCGATGGGTCTGACCACAAGCGGGACTGGCTACTATGAGAATCCCTTTACTAGTGCGGGCGTGGTGAATCCTTTTCCATCGAAGGCTCCGGCACAGAATCTTGATTTTGGCGCGGCTGGCTTCCTTCCGTTTGGTGGTGGTGGTGTGTACTTTGTCGATCCACACCTCAGGACGCCGTACACGATCCAATTCAATCTTGGAGTCCAACGCGCATTGGGAGCTGGCGTGACCGCTGAGATGGCATATGTGGGCAGCGTTTCACACAAGTACACCGGACTGGTGGACTCGAATCCATTTGTGAAGGGATCGGGTACGCAGCGGGTCTACGACCAGGCAAATGGCGGATCGGGGAACTTCAGCTATCTCGACACCTTCCGGAATTTGACGAACGAAAATTATCACAGCCTGCAGAGCAGCTTGCGCAAGCAGGCGACTCCGATGCGCTATGTCGGTACAACCTACTTCCAGTTGTCCTATACGTTTGCGAAGAACATGGATAATCTGTCGGGCTTCCGGCAGCGCAACGGTGAGGTTCCGTACTACAACCCCGGTCAGTTCTATGCGGTCTCGGACCTGGATGTGAAGCATCGGATTGTCTTCTCAGGCGGATGGGATTTGCCATTTGCGGAGGCGTTCTCAGCGGTGCCGAAGGTGTTCACCAAGGGGTGGAGCCTGTACCCGATTGTTAGCTGGCAGTCTGGATTTCCGCTGGATGTGAGCGCGAATCTGGCGCGGTCGCGGACGACTCCTGGACCTTCTGGCGCAGGTGACTCCCAACTTGTGCGAGTCAACTTGACGGGAAACAAGGTCACCACACTGAGTCCGCATACCAATACCGCTGCCGATGGCGGAGCGCAGTACATCACCAAGGCGAACTTTAATCGGAACGGACTAACCAACGTTGCGAAGGTTATCCCGACAACACCGACGTATGGAACGCTGCCTCGCAATTCTTTCCGGGGACCGTCCCGGCAGAATATTGATATGTCTATTGCGAAGCTGACGCAGTTGACCCATGGAGATCATGGTGTGGCGTTCGAGCTGAAAGGAGATTTCTTCAACCTCCTCAATACTCCGGAGTTTGGAAATCCGATCACTACAATTACGGCGGCTAACTTTGGAGAGATTACGTCGACGTATACCGACTCATTCCGTATCATTCAGCTGGCTGGTAAGCTGCGGTTCTAG
- a CDS encoding glutathione peroxidase has protein sequence MIQKIRPAGVRVTLYSMSSLYEIPLHTIAGEATSLTPYKGKVLLIVNTASKCGLTPQYEGLEKLYNTYRHCGFEILGFPANDFAGQEPGTNAEIQSFCATKFNVTFPMFEKVTVVGPEKSPLYELLTTAQPVARIADPGFKDGLRNYGITVNEAPELTWNFEKFLVNRHGQITGRFAPDMLPSDPILIQAIEANLPPL, from the coding sequence GTGATACAGAAAATTCGCCCTGCCGGAGTGCGCGTTACACTTTATTCCATGTCCAGCCTTTACGAGATTCCCCTTCATACCATCGCCGGCGAAGCCACCTCCCTCACGCCCTACAAGGGCAAAGTTCTGCTCATTGTCAACACAGCCTCCAAGTGTGGCCTCACTCCGCAGTATGAAGGCCTAGAAAAGCTCTACAACACCTATCGCCATTGTGGCTTTGAGATCCTGGGCTTTCCCGCCAACGATTTCGCCGGCCAGGAACCCGGCACTAACGCAGAGATCCAGTCATTCTGCGCGACTAAATTCAACGTAACCTTCCCCATGTTCGAGAAGGTCACGGTCGTCGGTCCTGAAAAATCACCACTTTACGAGCTCCTCACAACTGCGCAACCCGTAGCCCGTATTGCCGACCCCGGCTTCAAAGACGGTCTCCGCAACTACGGCATCACCGTCAACGAGGCTCCCGAACTCACCTGGAACTTCGAAAAATTCCTCGTCAACCGCCATGGCCAGATCACCGGACGCTTCGCCCCCGACATGCTCCCCTCAGATCCCATACTCATCCAGGCCATCGAGGCCAATCTGCCCCCCCTCTAG